The segment CGCTTTTCGAAATCCAGCAACTACCATTTTCAAGACCAATCACTAGAGAGCCAAAACCGGCCAGCAGCAAGGGAAGAACTGACCGGCCGACACGGACAAAGAATCGTGAAGCCACGGCCGAGCGGATTTACTTGATCCAGGCGCGGCGCCGGGTCCGCAGCCACCAAGGCACAAATCATCGTCCAGAGCCAGCGCTCTTGATACCGGATCAACCCTATCGATGGCCGGACGGGCATTCGCAAAGATGCGTTACGCGTAAGGTGGTTGATAAACTCCGCTGAACCCTGGCGGTCGCCAGCCAGCCCTCATTTGCGCACGATAAGGCAAACCGGAAAGTGCTTAACCTGGTCATTTTCTCGATCGGCTAAACTGATCATCGACGCGGTCGGTATTGTCTTCTCGCAAGCGATGCAGATCGCCACCAACGCCTTATTATCCTTGGCGGAGAAAGTGCTCGACATTTGCGTCCCCGATAAGAGGGCCACCGGCGCGTCGTTCCTCGACCAACGCTCACGTGCGCTCAGAGCGATTCAAGATGATCTCCGAAGAGGCAAAGGCGTCATACCGCCGGACAAAGATTGTCAGATCTCTTGCAGGATCGGGCCAGCTGCGGCTTGCGCTCGAAGTCTGTCACCGGCCTGAACTCAGACCGCTCCGGCACGTTGCACTCCGACCTCTGACTCCCAGCTTCCGGCAGCCCATACGATTAGCGCGGCGCCGAAGAACGACCCACCCAACGTGCAGACGCCGGTCCATTGCCACAGGGTCCACGCAAAGCCAGCCAGGAAGGTGCCAAGCGCGCCGCCGACAAAGTACGTGACCATGAAGACAGTATTGATGCGGTTGCGTGCCTCGGGGATCAACCTGTAGACGCGCGTCTGATTGGTGACCAGATTAGCCTGCGTGCCGAGGTCCAGAACAATGCCGCCGATAGCGAGACCAGCTATCGTTCTTCCTAAGGTCCACAGCAACCCAAACGCGATCATCCCGATCGACAACGCGCATCCCGATGCGAGCCGCGGGTAGCCACGGTCGGAGAGCCATCCGGCCGCAGGAGCAGCCAGCGCGCCCGCAACACCGGCCAGCCCGAGCAATCCGGCCATCTGAGCACCATAGTGATAGGGCGGCTTCTCCAGAAAGAAGACCAGCGCGGTCCAATAGGCGCAAAAGGCGCCGAAGGCGAAGCCCGACATGATCGCTGCCTGGCGCAACGCTGGCAGCTTGCGCGCGAGCGGAATTAGTGACGAAAGAAGCTCTCGATATCGGATTCGCGCATCGGGGCGGCTAACCGGCAATATCGCTCGCAGCAGTCCCGCCATGGCGACCATCATCACCGCGGCAGCGGCATACATCACGCGCCAGCCGAACCAGGTGCCGACGAAGCCAGCCACTGTGCGCGCAAGCAGAATTCCGATGAGCATGCCGCCCAGCACGATTCCCACCGCCCG is part of the Candidatus Binataceae bacterium genome and harbors:
- a CDS encoding MFS transporter, which translates into the protein MRILVKSESVRAPISEPTSAGSGGLSNLQLVTMAIAAAVTAANLYYCQPLLSQIARSLHMTARETADIPMLTQIGYALGLLFFAPLGDMVERRRLATALLLIVTVALMGIASAPDRWVLLATSLITGIFSVVPQVMAPMASALSKTEAQGRAVGIVLGGMLIGILLARTVAGFVGTWFGWRVMYAAAAVMMVAMAGLLRAILPVSRPDARIRYRELLSSLIPLARKLPALRQAAIMSGFAFGAFCAYWTALVFFLEKPPYHYGAQMAGLLGLAGVAGALAAPAAGWLSDRGYPRLASGCALSIGMIAFGLLWTLGRTIAGLAIGGIVLDLGTQANLVTNQTRVYRLIPEARNRINTVFMVTYFVGGALGTFLAGFAWTLWQWTGVCTLGGSFFGAALIVWAAGSWESEVGVQRAGAV